The Lysobacter luteus genome contains the following window.
CCGAGAAGCTCACCACGCCGTCGGCCACCGCGTTCACCGGGTCGCCCACGTCGGCTTCGAAATCGATGCCCTTGTGGAACTGGCGGCCACCGCGGATCGGATCAGCGCGCCCACCGAAGCTGGAGGTGATGTAGCTGTTGATCGGCTCGCGCGACGGCACCGAGTTCATCTCGAGCTGGCGGTTGAACAGCAGCGACTCGAGCACCGAGAGCTGCTCACCCGACGCCTTGAACTGCGCGTCCAGCATGGCCATGCCGCTGTCGAGCTCGGCCTTGGGCATGTCCTCGACTTCGCCGTCGCCACCGATCGCGACCGGCTTGTTGAAGTCGAACTCGCCGTCCTGCAGCTGGCCGATGCGGGTCAGGCGCTCGCCGAGGGCGTTGAGGCGGTTGGCCTCGGCCTGCAGCTCGCCGAGGCGCGCCGCCAGGGCATTGACCTCGCGCTGGGCGTCATCCTGGATCGCTTCGATCCGGACCTGCTGCTGCTCGACCTGGGCCCGCAGCGCCATGTTGCCGGCGATGCCGCCACCGGCGCCGATCGCCAGCCCGCTGCCGAGCAGCAGGGCCGCGGCGGCACCCGGGCGACGGGCGCCGGCATTGGCGGCCTGCCGGGCCACGGAGGCCAGCAGGTCGCGTGATTTGTTTACGATGTCGATATAGGTCATATGTCCGATGTCTGAATTCAAGCCCAGTCCGCGCCGTCCCTCGTCCCCCGTCGCCGCGCTCGATGCGCTGCTGGCGGAGCCCGCTGGCGACCCGATTCGTCGTGCCATGTGGCTTGACGAGCTGGACCGTCGGTTACGCCCCCTCCTGCCGTCCCCGCTGGCCGCGCATGCGCGGCTGGCGAACTACGAGCGCGGCAGGCTCGTGTTTGTGGTCGATGCCCCGGTGTGGCGGGCGAAACTGCGCCTGCTTGCCCCGGAACTGCTCGATGCCGCCCGATCCATCGGGTTGGCCGCGGTGGAGTTCGTCGTCAAGACGAGCCTTGTCTCCGCTTCGCCGCCCCCTGCGCCGCGGAACACCGTGACCATGTCGCCGGCCGCAAAGGAAGCCCTGCAGGCCGCACTGGCGTCGTTGCGCCCGGGAAACCCCGGCTCCGACGGCAGCGAGTGACCCTTGTGCGGTAGGTGCATGCCCGTTGGCGCGCCTCCTGCCGTGAAGACCAAGTGATCACCGACGGGGCATGCTAAGCCCCTGAATCGCCGGTTTTGTTAAGGAACCCGAAGAATTTCGCAAAAATGCCGTTAACACGTCACGGGGTATTCACATCCGTGACGGGGGACACCCACGAGTGGGGCGGGATCGGCATTTGCGGTCCGGCGGAGCGCCGGCGGGGGACTTTCCGCGGCCTCAGACGGCGGGGGCAGGCCGGTAGGACGCGGGCACCGGGTCCTGTTCGCCCGGGAAGGTGACGATCTCCCAGGCCGATTGCTCGGCCATCAGGGCGCGCACCAGCTGGTTGTTGAGCGCGTGGCCGGACTTGTAGCCCTCGTAGGCGCCGAGGATGGCGTGGCCGGCCAGGTACAGGTCGCCTACGGCATCCAGGATCTTGTGTCGGACGAACTCGTCGACGTAGCGCAGGCCGTCCTCGTTGAGGACACGGAACTCGTCCAGCACGATCGCGTTGTCCATCGAGCCGCCCAGCCCGAGGTTGCGCTCCCGCATGTACTCCAGGTCGCGCATGAAGCCGAACGTGCGGGCGCGGCTGACTTCCTTGATGTAGTTGGCGGTCGAGAACTCGACCTCGGCGCGGGACTGGGCGGCCGGGATCGCCGGGTGGTTGAACACCACCGTGAAACCGAGCCGAAAGCCGTCGTAGGGCTCGAACCGGGCGACCTTGTCTCCGTCGCGTACTTCCACCGGCCGGGTGATGCGGATGAACTTCTTCGGCACGTCCTGCTCGGCGACGCCGGCGGACTGCAGCAGGAACACGAACGGGCCGGCCGAGCCGTCCATGATCGGCACCTCGGCCGCGGACAGCTCGATATAGCAGTTGTCGATGCCGAGCCCGGCCAGCGCCGAGAGCAGGTGCTCGACCGTCATGACCTTGCCGCCTTCACGGCTGAGCCCCGTGCACAGCACGGTCTCGGTCACCAGGTCGGCGCGGGCAGGCAACTCGAGCACCGGGTCCAGGTCGACCCGGCGGAACACGATGCCGGCATCGACGGGCGCAGGGCGCAGGGTGAGGAACACCTTCTCGCCGCTGTGCAGGCCCACGCCGGTGGCGCGGATGATGTTCTTGAGGGTGCGCTGGCGCAGCATGGGCAGTGCGGACTTCCTGTTGCCGGGGGCACGCCGCGGCCGGACGCGCGAAACGGCTCGGTCAGGCGGAGATGTCCGGAATATTACCAATCCGGAAAACCGCGCAAGATTAACATGCAGGCAGCTGAATCTGAACGGAAAATCCCGCGGGAAGGCGGGGTCGCCGTCACACCACGGCGCGCGCGGCGGCTAAATCGGCCGGCCGCCCGGGGCACGGGCGACCGACCCAATCGCCCCGGGCATGGGGACCCCGGGGCCAAGGTGACGCGACTTGCGGCGCGCCTGTTACGGACGTGGCGAAGCGGTCAGTCGGCCTGGCGGCGCAGGAACGCCGGGATGTCCAGGTAGCTGTCGTTGCCGAAGTCGGCCGCCGCGGCCGCCGGTGCCGGGGCCGCTTCGTGCCGGCCGCTGCTGCGCAGCCCGCTGGTGAACCCCGGGGCCGACGCCGGTGCGACCGCGTCTTCGATCGGGAACTCCGGCTGGCCGGTGGTGGCGTTGCGGACCAGCTGGATCGGCGCGCGGTTGAGCTGCTCGTTCGGCTTGCCCTGGCGGGCGACGGCGCGATTGAGCCCGGTGGCGACCACGGTGACCTTGACCTCGTCCTGCATGTCCGGGTCGAGCACGGTGCCGAGCACCACGGTCGCATCCTCGGACGCGAACGCCTCGATCGTGCGGCCGACCTCGTCGAACTCGGCCATCGTGAAGTCCGGACCGGCGGTGATGTTGACCAGGATGCCGTTGGCGCCCGACAGGTTGACGTCGTCCAGCAGCGGGTTCTGCACCGCCGCCTCGGCCGCGGCCTGGGCACGGTCGTCGCCGCGGGCCGAACCGCTGCCCATCATCGCCAGGCCCATCTCGGACATGACGGTGCGCACGTCGGCGAAGTCGACGTTGATCAGGCCCGGGCGCACGATCAGGTCGGCGATGCCCTGCACGGCGCCCAGGAGCACGTCGTTGGCGGCGCGGAAGGCCTGGATCATCGTGGCGTTGCGACCGAGCACGGTGATCAGCTTCTCGTTGGGGATGGTGATCAACGAGTCGCAGTGGTGGCTCAGCTCCTCGATGCCCTTGAGCGCGACCTGCATGCGGCGGCGGCCCTCGAACGGGAACGGCTTGGTGACCACCGCGACGGTCAGGATGCCCATCTCCTTGGCCAGCTGCGCCACCACCGGCGCGGCGCCGGTGCCGGTGCCACCGCCCATGCCGGCGGTGATGAACACCATGTCGGCGCCCTGCATTGCGTCCATCAGGCGCTCGCGGTCCTCCAGCGCGGCCTGGCGGCCGACCTCCGGGTTCGCGCCCGCGCCCAGGCCCTTGGTGACGTTGCTGCCCAGCTGCAGCTGCAGCTTGGCGCCGCAGTTCTTGATCGCCTGCGAGTCGGTGTTGGCGGTGATGAATTCCACCCCGTCGACGTTGTTGCTGACCATGTGGGCGACCGCGTTGCCGCCGCCACCGCCGACGCCAACCACCTTGATGGTCGCGTTCGGGGCCATGTTCTCTACCAGTTCAAAGTGCGCCATGTCCGTGTCCTCGTATGTCTAGTTATGTGGTGCCGTTGTCGCTGCCGGTACTGCTGCCTGACGTGTTGCGTGTCGCGCCCCCATGGCCACCGGGACATCGTCGACGTCCCGGAGGTGTACACCTGATCGCCGGGGTCATCAGAACTCACCCCGGAACCAGTTCTTGAAACGGTTGAGTACGTTCCCGGCGCGCCCGGTGCTGATCACCGGGCGGCGCGGGTTCTCGATCTGGCTGCCCATCAGCAGCAGGCCGACGCCGGTGGCGTGCACCGGGTTGCCGACCACTTCGCCAAGGCCGGTCACGTGCTGCGGGATGCCGACGCGCACGGGCATCTGCAGCATCTCCTCGGCCAGCTCGACCACGCCTTCCATCTTCGCGGCGCCGCCGGTCAGGACCATGCCCGCGCGGACGTGCTGCTCGAAGCCGCTGCGGCGCAGTTCGGCCTGGACCATCTCGAAGATCTCCTCGTAGCGCGCCTGCACCGCCTGCGCCAACGAGTGGCGCGGCATGCGCCGGGGCGGCCGGTCGCCGACCGAAGGCACCTGGATCGACTCCTCGGCGGTCGCCATCTGCGCCAGCGCGCAGGCGTAGCGGACCTTGATCTGCTCGGCCTCCGGGGTCGGCGTGCGCAGCATGTGGGCGATGTCCTCGGTGACCTTGTCGCCGGCGATGCCGAGGCTGGCCGAGTGCGCGATCGCGCCCTGGACGAACACCGCGATGTCGGTGGTGCCGGCGCCGATGTCGACCAGCACCACGCCGAGCTCGCGCTCGTCGGAAGTCAGCACCGCGTTGGCGGAGGCCAGTACGCCCAGGATCAGGTCGTCGACCTGCAGCCCGCAGCGCTGCACGCACTTGCTGACGTTGGCCGCGGCCGATTGCGCGCAGACCACCAGGTGGGCATGCACTTCCAGCCGGACGCCGGTCATGCCGACCGGGTTGCGGATGCCTTCCTGCGAATCGTCGAGCACGTAGTCGCGCGGGATCGCGTGCAGGATCTTCTGGTCGGCCGGGATCGCCACGGCCTTGGCGGCATCAAGCACCCGGTCCAGGTCGGCGAAGCTCACCTCGCCGTCGCGGATCGGCGCGATGCCCTGCGAGTTGCGGCACTGGATGTGGCTGCCCGAGATCGACGCGTAGACCGAGCGGATCTCGCAGCCGGCCATCAGCTCGGCCTCCTCGATCGCGCGCTGGATCGACTGCACGGTCGACTCGATGTCGACCACCACGCCGCGGCGCAGCCCGCGCGACTCGTGGCTGCCGATGCCGATCACCTCGATCGGGTTGCCGGGTGAGTACTCGCCCACCAGCGCCACCACCTTGGAGGTGCCGATGTCGAGGCCCACGATCAACGATTTGTCGCCCTTGCGGTTCATGTATTTCCCTGCATGCCTGTCTGTGGCGCCTTCGGGACCGGCGCCCAGCTCAAGGCGAAACCATTGGTGTAGCGGAGGTCGGCGCGCACCAGGCGCTGCGCCTGCTGCGCGAGCAGTTGCGGCATCAGCCGGGCGAAGCGGGCGATGCGCGGCCGGGCCTCGTTGCGGCCGACCACCACCTGCGCGCCGCTGTCGAGCTCCATGCTCCAGCTGCCGCGCGGGTCCAGCAGCACCGAGCGCACACCCAGCCCGAGCGGCGCCATCAGCACGCTGGTCTGGTTGTAGAACTCGACCACGTCCGGCACCCGTCCGTCCGGACCGTCCAGCCGGGGCAAGCCCGGCGGCACGTCGACGTCGCCGGCCGGGAACAGCCGACCGTGGTCGGACAGCAGCCGGTCCTCGCCCCAGCGCGCGAACGGGACGTGCTCGACCACCCGCACCTCGAGCACGTCGGGCCAGCGCTTGCGGACTTCAGCGCGCTCGACCCACGGCATCCGCGCGACAGCGTCTTGCGCGGCATCCAGGTCGACGGCGAAAAAGCCCTGCCGCGCGAACGGCAGCATCGCCTCACGCAGGTGCGCTTCGTCGACCCGGTCGAACTGCCCGGTCGCGCGCAGCGTGGTCAGCGGCCAGCGGTCCTGGCCGACCCAGCCGTTGAGCACGGCGACCACGGGCAGCGCGACCAGCGCCACCGCGAGGGTCCAACCGAGCAGGCGGAGCAGCGCGTTCACGCGTGTGCACCTCCGTCGTCCGCCAGGCTCGACTCGAGCACCCGCCAGCACAGCTCGCCGAAATCGATGCCGAGTTCGCGCGCGGCCTTGGGCACCAGCGAGTGGCTGGTCATCCCCGGCGCGGTGTTGACCTCGAGCAGGAAGAAGTCGCCGGTCGCCCGGTCGCGCATCACGTCGACCCGGCCCCAGCCGCTGCACCCGGCGGCCTCGAAGGCCAGCAGCGCGATGCGGCGGATCTCGTCCTCGGCGGCGCCGTCCAGGCCCGGGCACAGGTATTGGGTGTCCTCGGCGACGTACTTGGCGTTGTAGTCGTACCACTCGCCCTTCGGCACGATCCGGATCGAGGGCAGCGCGCGGTGGCCATCGCCGTCGGCGAGCACCGCGACGGTGAGTTCGTCGCCGACCACCAGCTGCTCCATCAGCAGCTCACCGGGGTAGCGCGCGGCCAGCGCGACGGCGTCGTCCAGGCCGGCCTCGTCATGCACCCGCGAGACACCGACGCTGGAACCTTCGCAGGACGGCTTGATGATCAACGGAAGCCCGATCACGCGGGCCGCGTCGTGCACGTCCGACCCCTTCGGCAGTCGCACGTAGCGCGGTGTCGGCAGGTCGAGCGACAGCCAGACCTGCTTGGTGCGGATCTTGTCCATGCTCAGCGCCGAGCCGAGCACGCCCGAGCCGGTGTACGGCACGCCGAGCGCGTCCAGCAGCCCCTGCAGCACGCCGTCCTCGCCACCGCCCTTGTTGCCGTGGAGGATGTTGAAGACGCGGTCGACCGAGCCGGCGCGAACCGCATCGACCAGCGCCGGGATGCCGTCGACCGCCACCGCGTCGACGCCGCGAGCCTGCAGCGCCTCCAGCACGTTGCGACCGGAATCCAGCGAAACCTCGCGCTCGGCGCTGGTGCCGCCCATCAGTACCGCGACGCGGCCGAACACGGCGGGATCCGTGAACCGCGGCGGGGTGAAGGCGGCGCTCATGCGGCATCCCCCTCGATCGCGGTGAAGCCATGGGTGGCGACGTACTGGGCGGCCTGGCCGATGTCGCCGGCGCCCATCATCAGCAGCAGGTCGCCGTCCTCGAGCACGTCGCCCAGCAACTGCGGAAGCTCACGCGCGCTGCCGACCACCACCGGCTCGACCCGGCCGCGGGTACGGATCGCGCGGGCCAGTGCGCGTGCGTCGGCGCCGGCGATGGGTGCTTCGCCTGCGGCGTACACCTCGGTCAGGACCACCATGTCGGCGCTCGACAGCACCGCGGCGAAATCGTCGAACAGGTCGCGGGTGCGGCTGTAGCGGTGGGGCTGGAACGCAACCACCAGGCGCTTGTCCGGCCAGCCGCCACGCGCGGCGGCGAACACCGCCTCGAGCTCCTTGGGATGGTGGCCGTAGTCGTCGACCACGGTGACCAGACCGCCGGCGTGCCCGTCCCTGCCGGCCAACGGCGTCTGCGACAGCAGGTTGAAACGGCGGCCGACCCCGGCGAAGCCTTCGAGCGCCCGCGCGATCGCGCTGGATTCCACGCCCAGCTGCCACGCCACCGAAGCGGCGGCCAGCGCGTTCTGCACGTTGTGGCGGCCGGGCATGGCCAGCGTCACCGGGCAGCGCGCGCCGTCGGGCAGGCACAGTACGAAGCGCATCCGCGCCCCCTGCTGCACCACGTCCTCGGCACGCACGTCGGCGTCTTCGGAGAAGCCATAGGTCATCACGTGGCGCGGGGTGCGCGCCGCCAGCGCGGCGACCTCGGGGTCGTCGATGCACAGCACCGCCAGGCCGTAGAACGGCAACCGGTGCATGAACTCCAGGAACGCCGCCTGGACCTTGGCGAAGTCGCCGCCGTAGTTCTCCAGGTGGTCGGCGTCGATGTTGGTGACGATCGCGATCTGCGGGTTCAGGCGCAGGAAGCTGCCGTCGCTCTCGTCGGCCTCGGCCACCAGCCAGTCGCCGCCGCCCAGGCGCGCGTTGGCGCCGGCCGCGAGCAACTGCCCTCCGATCACGAAGGTCGGGTCGATCCCGCCTTCGGCCAGCACGCTGGCGGTGAGCGAGGTCGTGGTGGTCTTGCCGTGGGTGCCGGCGACGGCGATGCCACGCTTGAACCGCATCAGCTCGGCCAGCATCTCCGCGCGCGGCACTACCGGGATGCGCTGCGCGCGCGCTTCCATCAGCTCCGGGTTGTCTTCGCGGATGGCGCTGGACACCACCACGCAATCGGTGCCGAGCACGTTGGCGGCCGTGTGGTCGCGGTGCACGGTGATGCCCAGCTTTGCCAGCCGGCGGGTCACGGCGTTATCGGCCCGGTCCGAGCCCGACACCTGGTAGCCCAGCGTGCACATCACCTCGGCGATGCCACTCATGCCGGTGCCACCGACACCGATGAAGTGCACGCGGGGAAACGCCTTGGCGAGGTCGCCACCGTGTTGCAGGCGGCGGCGAACGGTACTGCTCATGCAGCCTGCTCCGGGTTGGAATGGGGGGGACGGATCTGGGCGACGACGATGTCGGCCACGCGCGCGGCGGCGTCGGGTCGGGCCAGCGAGCGCGCGGCCTGGGCCAAGCGCAGCAGGTCGGCGCGCTCGGCGAGGATTTCGAGCGTGGCCGAAATGCGCCGGGCCAGGTCGGCGGTGTCCGCGCCCTGCGGCAACAGCTGTGCGGCGCCGCGGTCGACCAGGAACTCGGCGTTGCGGGTCTGGTGGTCGTCGACCGCCTGCGGGAATGGCACCAGCACGCTGCCGACGCCGGCCGCGCACAGTTCGGCCAGCGTCAGCGCCCCGGCGCGGCAGACCACGATGTCGGCCCAACCGTAGGCGGCGGCCATGTCGGCGATGAACGGTTCGACGCCGGCGTCGACGCCCGCGGCGGCATACGCCCGGCGCGCCTCGTCGACCTGCGACTCGCCACACTGATGGCGCACCTGGAAGCCGGCGAGGCGCCCGCGCAGGCTGGCCAGCGCGACCGGCATCGCGGCGTTGAGCGCGCGTGCGCCCTGGCTGCCACCGAGCACGAGGATCCGCAGCGCGCCTTCACGGCCGGCGAAACGGTGCTCCGGCGGCGGCAGCGCGGCGATCTCTGCGCGCACCGGGTTGCCGACCGCCTGCTCGCCGGCAAAGGTGCCCGGGAAGCCGGTGAGCACGGCGTCGGCCATGCGGGCGAGCACGCGATTGGTGAGGCCGGCGGCACGGTTCTGCTCGTGGACCACCAGCGGAATACCGGCCAGGCGCGCGGCCAGGCCGCCCGGACCGGCTGCGTAGCCGCCGAAACTCACGACCGCGCGCGAGTTGCGCGCGCGTAGCACCGCACGGGCGGCGCGCACCGCGTTGGCAACCTTCAGCGGGGCACCGAGCAGGGTCGCCATGCCCTTCCCGCGCAGCCCGCGAACCGCGATCGTGTCGATCTCGATGCCATGGGGCGGCACCAGCCGGGTTTCCATCGCGCCGTCGGCGCCGAGCCAGGTCACCGGCACGCCGCGATTCATCAGTTCGCGCGCGACCGCGAGGCCCGGGAAAATGTGGCCGCCGGTACCGCCGGCGAGGATGGTGACGGGACCGGTCATGCGCCGGTCCTCCCGAGCACCGGCTCGATGCGCTGGCGCAGGCGGCTGGTGCCACGCGCGGCCTTGGCCGATGCGGCGGCGGCAGGCTTGGCCACCGAGGGCAACGGCTGGGCGGTCGGCGGCACGCCGGTGGAAGGCTGCATCGCCTCGCCGCGCAGGCGCGCGACCTGCCGCTGCGCGCGGTCGAGCTCGTACGACACCCGCAGCAGCACGCCGAGCGCCGCGCAGGTCATGAGCACGCTCGAGCCGCCCGAGGACACCAACGGCAAGGTCAGACCCTTGGTCGGCAGCAGGCCCAGGTTGACGCCGATCGAGACGAAGCTCTGCAGGCCGATCCACAGCGCGATGCCGAACGCGCAGTAACCCGCGAAGTAGCGGCGCATCTCCACGCATTTCAGTCCGACCCAAAGCGCCCGGCCCACGAGCATCGCGTACAGCCCGATCACCGTGCACACGCCGACGAAGCCGAGCTCCTCGGCGATGACGGCGAGGATGAAGTCGGTGTGCGCCTCCGGCAGGTAGGACAGCTTCTGTACCGAGCCGCCGAGGCCGACCCCGAACCATTCGCCGCGGCCGACCGCCATCAGTGCGTTGGTCAGCTGGTAGCCGGAGTTGAACGGGTCCGCCCACGGGTCGAGGAAGGACGTCAGCCGGCGCACGCGGTAGGGCTCGGCAATGGCGACCACCGCCAGCAGCGGCAGGCCGACCAACACCGGGCCGAACATCCGCGGCATGTTGACCCCGCCCAGCACCAGCATGCCGCCGGTGATGGCCAGGATCAGCGACAGCGAACCGAAGTCGGGCTGCAGCACCAGCAGCACCACCAGCAACCCGGCCACGCCCAGCGGCTTGAGCATCGCCGACCAGGTCGCGGTGACCTCGTCGCTGTAGCGCTTGAGGTAGCTGGCCAGCCAGATGATGTAGAGCAGCTTGACCGCCTCGACCGCCTGGAAGCTGGACACGCCGAGGTTGATCCAGCGCCGCGCGCCGTTGACCTCGTTGCCCAGGCCGGGGATGAACACCGCCAGCAGCAGGGCGACGCAGCCCAGCAGCAGCCAGTGGTTGTAGTGCTCGACGGTCTTCAGCTCGGTGCGCATGAGCCACACCGCCAGTCCGACCCCGACCGCCAAGAACGCAACGTGCCGTACGAGGTAGTGGAACGGGCCGACGCCGTAATCGATCGCGATGGAGATCGAGCTGGAGCCGACCATCACCACGCCCAGGCACGCCAGCGCGCACGCGACCCCGAGCAGCCAGCGGTCGTAATGACCGCTGATCGCGTCGAGTCGGGTGGCCTGGCGCGCGGTGTCGGTCATCAGCGCACCTTCAACGTCGCAAGGCCGACCAGCACCAGCACCACCGAGATGATCCAGAAGCGCACGATGACGCGCGGCTCCGGCCAGCCCTTGAGCTCGAAGTGATGGTGGATCGGCGCCATCCGGAAAACACGCTTGCCGGTGAGCTTGAACGACGCCACCTGGATCATCACCGACAGCGTCTCGATCACGAACACGCCGCCCATGATCACCAGCACCAGCTCCTGGCGGACGATCACCGCCATCGTGCCGAGCACCGCGCCCAGCGCCAGCGCGCCGATGTCGCCCATGAACACCATTGCCGGATAGGTGTTGAACCAGAGGAAGCCCAGGCCCGCGCCGGCGATCGCCGCGCAGATGATCACCAGCTCGCCGGCGCCGGGCACCTGCGGGATCTGAAGGTACTCGGAAAACACCGCGTTGCCCGATGCGTAGGCGAACACGCCCAGCGCGCAGGCCACCAGCACCGTCGGCATGATCGCAAGCCCGTCCAGGCCATCGGTCAGGTTGACCGCGTTGGAGAAGCCGACGATCCAGAAGTAGGCAATCGCCACGAAGCTGAAGGCCACCAACGGCAACGCGACGGCCTTGAAGAACGGGATGTAGAACGTGGTTTCGGCCGGCACCTCGGCGGTCATGTACAGGAACACGCCGGCGGCGAGTCCGAACAGCGACTGCAGCGCGTACTTGGTGCGCGACTTCATGCCGTTGGGGTCGCGGCGGACGATCTTGATCCAGTCATCCCACCAGCCGATCGCGCCGAACGCCACCATCACCGCCAGCACCAGCCAGACGTACTTGTTGCGCAGGTCGCCCCACAGAAGCACCGAGGCCAGCACCGTCACCAGGATCAGCGCGCCGCCCATGGTCGGAGTGCCTGCCTTGGAGAAGTGCGTCTGCGGGCCGTCCGTGCGGATCGGCTGGCCGCCCTTGTAGCTGGCCAGCTTGCGGATGACCGCCGGCCCCCACCACAGCGACAGCGCCAGCGCGGTGAGCGCGCTGAGGATGCCGCGGAAGGTCAGGTAGCCGAACAGCGCGAAGCTGCTCTGCAGTTGTTCCAGCCAGCGTGCCAGCTCAAGCAGCATCGTCGTCCCCTTGGTTGCCCGGGCCTGCTTCGCGCCGGCCGGCGTCGTCGGCCAGCAGTGCCGCGACCACCCTGTCCATCGCGCTGCCGCGCGAGCCCTTGACCACCACCCGGACGCCGTCCGCCAGGCCGGCGCGCAGCGCGTCGACCACTTCGGCGTGGGTCGCGAACGCCTGGCCGCCTTCGCCGAACGCGTCGGCCGCGGCCGCGCTGAGCGGGCCGAGCGCGAACAGCCGCTTGATGCCGGCGGCTTTCGCGCGGCGACCGGCTTCGGCGTGCATCGCCTCGGCGTCGTCGCCCAGCTCGCGCATGTCGCCGAGCACCAGCCAGCCCTCGCCCGCTGTCTCGGCAACGGTGTCGATGGCCGCGGCGAGCGACCCCGGGTTGGCGTTGTAGCTGTCGTCGATCAGCACCGCGCCGCTGGCGAGGCGGTGCGTCGCGAGCCGGCCGGCCACGACCCGGGCGGCGGCCAGGCCACGTGCGATTGCGTCGAGGCCGATCCCGAGGCCGAGCGCCATCGACGCCGCGGCCAGCGCATTGCGCACGTTGTGGCGACCCGGCATTGCCAGTTCCACCGGGACATCGCCCGCCGGGGTGGCCAGCAGGAAACGCGTGCCCGCGCCGGTGACGGCGATATCGCGGGCGCCGACGTCGTGACTTGCCTCCAGCCCGAACCGGATCAAACGACGGCCATGCGCGCGCTCGGCGAAATACGGGGCAAAGGCGTCGTCGGCGTTGATCACCGCCACGCCCTCCGGCGCCAGCGCGTCGTAGATCGCGGCCTTGGTGTCGGCCACGTTGAGCAGGCTGCCCATGCGCTCCAGGTGCGCCGGCGCCACGTTGTTGACCAGCGCCACGTCCGGCCGGACCACCGCGGTCAGGTAGGCGATGTCGCCGGGCTTGCCCGCGCCCATCTCGTACACCGCGAAACGGGCGTCGTCAGGTGCATCGATCACCGCCAGCGGCAGTCCGATCTCGTTGTTGCGGTTGCCCGGGTTGGCGTACACCGCGTCGTCGGCGGCCTGCAGGATCGACAGCAGCAGCGTCTTGACGCTGGTCTTGCCGTTGCTGCCGGTGATCGCCGCGACCTTTGCGCTACGGTTGCGCTGCATTGCGCGGGCGAGGTCGGCCAGTGCGCGCTCGGTATCGGCCACCTGCACCTGCGGCAGTCCGGTCCCGACCGGGCGCGACACCAGCAGCGCCGCCACGCCACCGGCGGCCGCGGCCTCCACGTGGTCGTGGCCGTCGAAATTCCCGCCCCTCAGCGCGACGAACAGCGCCGCACCGGTCGCCGGCAGCGTGCGGGTATCGGTCGCGATCGCATCGACCTGGCGGTCCATCCCGTGCAGGCGACCACCGGTCATGCGGGCGATGTCGGACAGCTGCAACGGCCTCATGCGCGCGCCTCCATCGCCGCGCGGGCGACCTCGGTGTCGTCGAACGGATGGCGCACGCCGTCGATCTCCTGGTACGGCTCGTGGCCCTTGCCGGCGATCAGCACGATGTCGTCCGGGCCGGCGATGCCGATCGCGCGGCGGATCGCGGTGGCGCGGTCGCGCTCCACCGTGACCTCGCGCGCGTCGATGAACCCCGCGACGATCTCGGCGACGATCGCGTCGCCGTCCTCGCCGCGCGGGTTGTCGTCGGTGACGATGACCACGTCGGCATGGGTCTGGGCAATCGATGCCATCTGCGGCCGCTTGCCGCGGTCGCGCTCGCCGCCGCAGCCGAACACGCACAGCAGCTGCGCCGACGCATGCGCACGCAGCGAGACCAGCGCCTGCTCCAGCGCATCGGGGGTGTGCGCATAGTCGACCACCACCAGCGGCTGGCGCCGGCCGCGCGCGTCGGCTCCACCACCGAGGCGGTTCATCCGGCCGTGCACGGGCTGTAGGCGCGACAGCAGCGCGGCGATGTCCGCGGTATCGGTGCCGAGCGCATGCAGCGCGCCGGCCACCGCCAGCAGGTTGTCGACATTGAAGCGTCCCAGCAGC
Protein-coding sequences here:
- the murG gene encoding undecaprenyldiphospho-muramoylpentapeptide beta-N-acetylglucosaminyltransferase, yielding MTGPVTILAGGTGGHIFPGLAVARELMNRGVPVTWLGADGAMETRLVPPHGIEIDTIAVRGLRGKGMATLLGAPLKVANAVRAARAVLRARNSRAVVSFGGYAAGPGGLAARLAGIPLVVHEQNRAAGLTNRVLARMADAVLTGFPGTFAGEQAVGNPVRAEIAALPPPEHRFAGREGALRILVLGGSQGARALNAAMPVALASLRGRLAGFQVRHQCGESQVDEARRAYAAAGVDAGVEPFIADMAAAYGWADIVVCRAGALTLAELCAAGVGSVLVPFPQAVDDHQTRNAEFLVDRGAAQLLPQGADTADLARRISATLEILAERADLLRLAQAARSLARPDAAARVADIVVAQIRPPHSNPEQAA
- the mraY gene encoding phospho-N-acetylmuramoyl-pentapeptide-transferase, which produces MLLELARWLEQLQSSFALFGYLTFRGILSALTALALSLWWGPAVIRKLASYKGGQPIRTDGPQTHFSKAGTPTMGGALILVTVLASVLLWGDLRNKYVWLVLAVMVAFGAIGWWDDWIKIVRRDPNGMKSRTKYALQSLFGLAAGVFLYMTAEVPAETTFYIPFFKAVALPLVAFSFVAIAYFWIVGFSNAVNLTDGLDGLAIMPTVLVACALGVFAYASGNAVFSEYLQIPQVPGAGELVIICAAIAGAGLGFLWFNTYPAMVFMGDIGALALGAVLGTMAVIVRQELVLVIMGGVFVIETLSVMIQVASFKLTGKRVFRMAPIHHHFELKGWPEPRVIVRFWIISVVLVLVGLATLKVR
- the murC gene encoding UDP-N-acetylmuramate--L-alanine ligase — protein: MSSTVRRRLQHGGDLAKAFPRVHFIGVGGTGMSGIAEVMCTLGYQVSGSDRADNAVTRRLAKLGITVHRDHTAANVLGTDCVVVSSAIREDNPELMEARAQRIPVVPRAEMLAELMRFKRGIAVAGTHGKTTTTSLTASVLAEGGIDPTFVIGGQLLAAGANARLGGGDWLVAEADESDGSFLRLNPQIAIVTNIDADHLENYGGDFAKVQAAFLEFMHRLPFYGLAVLCIDDPEVAALAARTPRHVMTYGFSEDADVRAEDVVQQGARMRFVLCLPDGARCPVTLAMPGRHNVQNALAAASVAWQLGVESSAIARALEGFAGVGRRFNLLSQTPLAGRDGHAGGLVTVVDDYGHHPKELEAVFAAARGGWPDKRLVVAFQPHRYSRTRDLFDDFAAVLSSADMVVLTEVYAAGEAPIAGADARALARAIRTRGRVEPVVVGSARELPQLLGDVLEDGDLLLMMGAGDIGQAAQYVATHGFTAIEGDAA
- the ftsW gene encoding putative lipid II flippase FtsW → MTDTARQATRLDAISGHYDRWLLGVACALACLGVVMVGSSSISIAIDYGVGPFHYLVRHVAFLAVGVGLAVWLMRTELKTVEHYNHWLLLGCVALLLAVFIPGLGNEVNGARRWINLGVSSFQAVEAVKLLYIIWLASYLKRYSDEVTATWSAMLKPLGVAGLLVVLLVLQPDFGSLSLILAITGGMLVLGGVNMPRMFGPVLVGLPLLAVVAIAEPYRVRRLTSFLDPWADPFNSGYQLTNALMAVGRGEWFGVGLGGSVQKLSYLPEAHTDFILAVIAEELGFVGVCTVIGLYAMLVGRALWVGLKCVEMRRYFAGYCAFGIALWIGLQSFVSIGVNLGLLPTKGLTLPLVSSGGSSVLMTCAALGVLLRVSYELDRAQRQVARLRGEAMQPSTGVPPTAQPLPSVAKPAAAASAKAARGTSRLRQRIEPVLGRTGA
- a CDS encoding D-alanine--D-alanine ligase, encoding MSAAFTPPRFTDPAVFGRVAVLMGGTSAEREVSLDSGRNVLEALQARGVDAVAVDGIPALVDAVRAGSVDRVFNILHGNKGGGEDGVLQGLLDALGVPYTGSGVLGSALSMDKIRTKQVWLSLDLPTPRYVRLPKGSDVHDAARVIGLPLIIKPSCEGSSVGVSRVHDEAGLDDAVALAARYPGELLMEQLVVGDELTVAVLADGDGHRALPSIRIVPKGEWYDYNAKYVAEDTQYLCPGLDGAAEDEIRRIALLAFEAAGCSGWGRVDVMRDRATGDFFLLEVNTAPGMTSHSLVPKAARELGIDFGELCWRVLESSLADDGGAHA